The Spirosoma radiotolerans genome has a window encoding:
- a CDS encoding ATP-binding protein gives MEVLQPVRNKVPFKVSARTARLIGRENIATSKGAIIELVKNGYDADSAVSIVYFDNRYSSLLQEINQARYDELVLMEVPEALLLQVYEKREEDYYIKLELNDEVRSELRKHLAKLATLYIIDCGEGMTQKIIRDHWMTIGTDNKANNVFTKNGRVKAGAKGIGRFALDKLGNKCEMTTIFNPDNHLPDVDEEDNLTGFSGYQWVVNWEDFEGAFKTIDTVNAELTGLYSTSLKEELNDIRPPIDFSKINGDKSFDFGTILKISDLRENWEDYFVQQVYSDLEVLVPPKESGGFEIYVFSAADPNKYGEVLGSICDDYDYKVQATADDKQNVKITVFRREYDVDLIDPELFNREAMKVFPYRKEDFVKGEWVRDTTFSKLIPGFSAKDQDNVFADIGLFDFSFYFLKRTTSSPDANRFFYRRFQSNQRRDWLDKFGGIKLFRDNFRVRPYGETKDVAFDWLGLGNRKSASPAGIAKEEGGYRVEPENVAGAVKISRLTNVNFEDKSSREGLQENKTFQIFKQLLAAVINVFEIDRANIAREMAAYDNVKFGPERDRKKAEELAKRILAASRAKKERAANSGANKQPTPAGGPQQQEPVAVDAEKEILAGEIERKEEEIEKLKEEQKLLRGLASSGIVLASFSHDLSKLNDVLSSRVDKLRNLLLERLPEQDFEGVSDRKNPFAQLEKFKKQDAKMQNWLNFSLGVARKDKRKRKQLFFVTYFNDLKNDWSTVFNYRGIQMDTTAIDNLEMRVFEIDFDSIFNNLLINSIDAFNIATANRARLITLKAFETSKEVIVEYYDNGPGLSPDITQPERIFEEMYTTKRDEHTGEETGTGLGMWLVKSIVEENDGGVRLLFPQEGFGIRISFPLKFKKK, from the coding sequence ATGGAAGTCCTTCAACCTGTACGTAATAAAGTGCCTTTTAAAGTCTCTGCGAGAACTGCGAGGCTTATTGGGCGCGAAAATATTGCGACTTCAAAAGGAGCGATCATTGAGTTGGTCAAAAACGGTTACGATGCCGATAGTGCAGTAAGTATTGTATATTTTGATAACAGGTATTCCAGTCTTTTACAGGAAATAAACCAAGCCCGTTATGATGAGTTGGTTTTAATGGAAGTGCCCGAAGCCCTACTCTTGCAGGTATATGAAAAACGGGAGGAGGATTATTATATCAAATTAGAGCTGAATGATGAGGTACGTTCCGAATTGAGAAAGCACCTCGCTAAACTAGCCACTTTATATATCATTGATTGTGGCGAAGGCATGACCCAGAAGATCATCAGAGATCATTGGATGACGATAGGTACTGATAATAAAGCAAATAATGTTTTTACCAAAAATGGGCGTGTTAAAGCAGGTGCTAAAGGTATTGGACGATTTGCTTTAGATAAACTTGGTAATAAATGTGAAATGACGACCATCTTTAATCCGGACAATCATTTACCGGATGTTGATGAAGAAGATAACCTTACTGGCTTTAGTGGATATCAATGGGTGGTTAATTGGGAAGATTTCGAAGGTGCATTCAAAACTATAGATACGGTTAACGCAGAACTAACAGGTTTGTATTCAACTTCTTTGAAAGAAGAACTCAATGATATCCGTCCCCCTATTGACTTTTCTAAAATCAACGGTGATAAAAGTTTTGATTTTGGGACGATCTTAAAAATATCTGACCTCCGTGAAAACTGGGAAGATTATTTTGTGCAACAAGTCTATTCGGATTTGGAAGTTTTAGTTCCTCCAAAAGAAAGTGGTGGATTTGAAATTTATGTATTTAGCGCAGCTGACCCGAATAAGTATGGGGAAGTTTTAGGTTCAATTTGCGATGATTATGATTACAAGGTACAAGCCACCGCTGATGACAAGCAAAATGTGAAGATTACAGTCTTTCGTAGGGAGTACGATGTAGACCTTATTGATCCCGAACTATTTAACAGGGAGGCAATGAAGGTGTTTCCATATCGAAAAGAGGATTTTGTTAAAGGCGAATGGGTACGTGATACCACTTTCTCTAAGTTAATACCGGGTTTTTCTGCAAAAGACCAAGATAATGTTTTTGCTGACATTGGCTTATTTGATTTCAGTTTTTATTTCTTGAAAAGAACTACCTCTTCGCCGGATGCAAATCGTTTTTTCTATCGTCGCTTTCAATCAAATCAGCGTCGTGATTGGCTGGACAAATTCGGTGGTATAAAACTATTTCGAGATAATTTCAGAGTTCGCCCTTACGGTGAGACCAAGGATGTTGCCTTTGATTGGCTTGGCCTCGGCAACCGAAAATCTGCCAGCCCTGCTGGTATAGCAAAGGAGGAGGGCGGTTATCGAGTCGAGCCTGAAAACGTAGCGGGTGCTGTAAAAATCTCCCGACTTACCAATGTTAACTTTGAAGATAAGTCTAGCCGCGAAGGTCTACAGGAAAACAAAACATTCCAGATATTCAAACAATTACTGGCAGCAGTCATTAATGTTTTTGAAATTGACCGGGCAAATATTGCCCGAGAAATGGCAGCCTATGACAATGTGAAGTTCGGTCCTGAGCGTGACAGAAAGAAAGCAGAGGAACTGGCCAAGCGAATACTAGCAGCCAGCAGAGCAAAAAAAGAACGTGCTGCAAATTCTGGAGCAAATAAACAGCCTACGCCTGCGGGTGGTCCTCAACAACAAGAGCCTGTCGCTGTTGATGCGGAAAAAGAAATATTAGCAGGAGAGATTGAGCGTAAAGAAGAGGAGATCGAAAAACTCAAGGAAGAACAAAAGCTGCTACGTGGTCTAGCAAGTAGTGGGATTGTCTTAGCCTCATTCAGCCACGATTTGAGTAAACTAAATGATGTTTTAAGTTCCCGTGTCGATAAACTCCGAAATCTTTTATTAGAGCGATTGCCAGAACAGGATTTTGAAGGTGTTTCTGATCGCAAAAATCCGTTTGCTCAGTTAGAAAAGTTCAAAAAACAGGATGCAAAAATGCAAAACTGGTTGAACTTCTCTCTTGGCGTAGCACGAAAAGATAAACGAAAGCGAAAACAACTGTTTTTTGTAACATACTTCAATGATCTAAAGAATGATTGGTCGACGGTGTTCAATTACCGGGGTATCCAGATGGATACTACTGCGATCGATAATCTGGAGATGCGAGTTTTTGAAATAGATTTTGATAGCATTTTCAATAATCTGTTAATCAATTCGATCGATGCGTTCAATATTGCAACAGCTAATAGGGCTCGTTTGATTACATTAAAAGCCTTTGAAACTTCAAAAGAAGTTATTGTTGAATATTACGACAACGGGCCGGGGCTATCTCCAGATATTACCCAACCAGAACGGATATTCGAAGAAATGTATACAACGAAGCGAGACGAACACACAGGCGAGGAAACAGGTACTGGCCTTGGGATGTGGTTGGTCAAATCGATAGTTGAAGAAAATGATGGTGGCGTTCGTTTGTTATTTCCGCAAGAAGGGTTTGGTATTAGGATATCATTCCCACTAAAATTCAAGAAGAAGTAG
- a CDS encoding response regulator transcription factor: protein MYKILFVDEEEDVFEHFLDYVEASPLNAEFEVITELPLPELDEMLDLVVKHSPDALITDFMLNEAKVDIKYNVPYNGSALVQAFTELRQDFPCFILTSFDDQAINQSDDVNIVYIKNILHADSEKQTKARASFLERVKKQINHYRTRIEEKESRLTELIKLREEGGADIIDEKELIELDDFLEKSIDKKSIVPSEFKQLSNTQRLSQVLSKMDEMLNKINSGDGK, encoded by the coding sequence ATGTATAAGATACTATTTGTTGATGAGGAAGAGGATGTGTTCGAACATTTTCTTGATTATGTGGAAGCATCACCTCTCAATGCGGAATTTGAAGTTATCACGGAACTCCCGCTTCCAGAATTGGATGAAATGCTCGACTTAGTGGTCAAACACTCTCCTGATGCACTAATCACCGATTTTATGCTTAATGAAGCTAAAGTCGACATTAAGTACAATGTTCCTTACAACGGATCGGCGCTTGTTCAAGCGTTCACAGAGTTAAGACAAGATTTTCCATGCTTTATTCTAACCTCGTTCGACGATCAAGCTATTAATCAAAGCGATGACGTTAATATTGTTTATATTAAAAATATTCTTCATGCTGACTCTGAAAAGCAGACGAAAGCTAGGGCTTCATTTTTGGAACGTGTAAAAAAACAGATTAATCACTATCGGACGCGCATTGAAGAAAAAGAGTCACGTTTGACGGAGTTAATTAAATTGCGTGAAGAAGGGGGTGCAGATATCATAGACGAAAAAGAATTAATCGAATTAGATGATTTTCTAGAAAAAAGTATCGATAAGAAAAGTATAGTCCCTTCAGAGTTTAAACAATTGTCAAATACTCAGCGCTTAAGTCAAGTTTTATCGAAGATGGATGAAATGTTAAATAAAATTAATAGTGGAGATGGCAAATAA
- a CDS encoding HNH endonuclease signature motif containing protein, with translation MANNFRNHHPKRTCTKTYKSYRLFKLDLAKDFQNRCGYTDSSDCWFGGAGNFHIDHFIPWKKYPAKPNLKTDYSNLVYCCSYVNILKSNDETDYIDPCNVDFNLHFSRDATGNIVANKNSSSAQYMYKQLKLYLQRYQIVWMLDNINDRMEKLEAAINDPKNAQLKADLQGIHSELGVELRSYLKYLSAHQ, from the coding sequence ATGGCAAATAATTTTAGAAATCACCACCCTAAACGAACTTGCACAAAAACTTACAAAAGTTACCGGTTGTTTAAACTCGATTTGGCAAAAGATTTTCAAAACAGATGTGGCTATACAGATTCTTCTGATTGCTGGTTTGGAGGAGCTGGTAATTTTCATATTGATCATTTTATTCCGTGGAAAAAATATCCTGCGAAACCAAATCTAAAAACAGATTACTCTAACTTGGTATATTGTTGCTCCTATGTCAATATACTTAAATCTAATGACGAAACGGACTATATAGACCCTTGCAATGTTGACTTCAATCTGCACTTCTCAAGAGATGCAACTGGTAATATTGTCGCTAATAAAAATTCCTCTTCTGCTCAATATATGTATAAACAACTGAAACTGTATTTACAACGTTACCAGATCGTTTGGATGCTTGACAATATAAATGATCGCATGGAGAAACTTGAAGCTGCAATAAATGATCCCAAAAACGCACAATTAAAGGCAGACCTACAGGGTATTCACAGTGAATTGGGCGTAGAGCTTCGTTCATATTTAAAGTATTTGAGTGCACATCAGTGA
- a CDS encoding HsdM family class I SAM-dependent methyltransferase: MSAFVKANCLQVRHNMFLKDLLISDAEEGHEQMINFLTIILAETEKFDLENLVQLFEFVISPSEKIVNGAVYTPRNIREYIVENVWQRTPEGAEHLLATDLSCGCGGFLLTLTQQFRRHCNKSFSQIFEENIFGIDIADYSIERTKILLSIYALINGEDAEVFNFNLFVANTLAFDWREACPTVAEKGGFDLIVGNPPYVCSRNMDRETMELMSRWEVSRTGHPDLYIPFFQIGYECLNAAGLLGFITVNTFTKSINGRALREYFALNRVNLTLLNFGGEQVFKDRNTYTCICFFDKLPGNIQYNRTHSSQLDEINFLQDLHIYQYENLDNHDGWNLVNDDDIASFIDVVEQTGRPFKELYTTKNGIATLKNDVYKFTPIKSDIIYHYFIDNDQEKKVEISICRDIINSNKVKTPEDLAINTEKIIFPYDEHITIIPEAVMRSDYPFAYNHLLSKREILQKRDKGQREYETWYAYGRRQSMNVRAFKLFFPHICEKPSFVLCEDQNMLFYNGLAIVSENLEDLILIKKILESEIFFKYIRSTTKDYASGYISLSRNYLKNFGIYQFSTAEKRRFLEAEDSNEVLYELYGVENLLATT, encoded by the coding sequence GTGTCCGCATTTGTTAAAGCCAACTGTTTGCAGGTTCGTCACAATATGTTTCTTAAAGATCTTCTTATCTCCGATGCAGAAGAAGGACATGAGCAAATGATCAATTTTTTAACAATTATACTTGCTGAAACTGAGAAATTTGATCTTGAAAACCTAGTTCAACTTTTTGAATTCGTTATTTCTCCATCTGAAAAAATTGTTAATGGCGCTGTTTATACGCCAAGAAATATTAGAGAATACATTGTTGAAAATGTTTGGCAGAGAACTCCGGAGGGTGCTGAGCATTTGCTTGCAACTGATCTTTCGTGTGGCTGTGGTGGGTTTTTGTTAACACTTACTCAACAATTTAGGAGGCATTGTAATAAAAGTTTCAGTCAGATTTTCGAAGAGAATATTTTCGGTATTGATATCGCTGACTATAGCATTGAGCGTACTAAAATACTATTAAGTATCTATGCTCTTATTAATGGTGAAGATGCCGAAGTCTTTAACTTTAATTTATTTGTTGCAAATACACTTGCATTTGATTGGCGTGAAGCCTGCCCTACAGTAGCCGAAAAAGGTGGGTTCGATTTGATAGTAGGAAATCCACCATATGTATGCTCACGAAACATGGACCGTGAAACAATGGAGCTTATGTCTCGATGGGAAGTATCACGCACTGGCCATCCTGATCTATACATACCATTTTTTCAAATAGGTTATGAGTGTCTCAATGCTGCTGGACTATTGGGGTTCATCACAGTTAATACTTTTACAAAAAGTATTAACGGAAGAGCATTAAGAGAGTATTTCGCTTTGAACCGGGTTAATCTTACTTTATTAAATTTCGGTGGAGAACAAGTTTTCAAGGACAGAAATACCTACACATGTATTTGTTTCTTTGACAAATTACCTGGTAACATACAGTATAATCGTACTCATAGCTCTCAGCTCGATGAAATAAATTTTTTGCAGGATTTACACATTTATCAATATGAAAATCTTGATAATCATGATGGGTGGAATCTTGTAAATGACGATGATATTGCAAGTTTTATTGACGTAGTTGAACAGACTGGCAGGCCATTCAAAGAACTTTATACGACTAAAAATGGTATAGCAACTCTTAAGAATGATGTTTATAAGTTTACACCCATTAAGTCAGATATTATATATCACTATTTTATAGATAATGATCAGGAAAAAAAGGTTGAAATATCTATTTGTCGTGATATTATAAATTCGAACAAAGTCAAGACACCAGAGGATCTTGCTATTAATACAGAAAAAATTATTTTCCCCTATGATGAACACATAACAATCATACCTGAGGCAGTAATGAGATCCGACTATCCGTTCGCATACAATCATTTATTGTCTAAACGGGAAATACTGCAAAAAAGAGATAAAGGACAACGTGAGTATGAGACATGGTATGCTTATGGCAGAAGGCAATCCATGAATGTTCGTGCATTCAAATTATTCTTCCCACATATCTGTGAAAAACCATCTTTTGTGCTTTGTGAAGATCAGAACATGTTATTTTACAATGGCTTAGCAATAGTATCAGAAAATTTAGAAGATTTAATCTTGATTAAAAAAATATTGGAATCAGAAATATTTTTCAAATACATTCGCAGCACTACTAAAGACTACGCTTCCGGATACATTTCGCTTAGCAGAAATTATCTTAAAAATTTCGGTATATATCAGTTTTCCACTGCCGAAAAACGGAGATTCTTAGAGGCAGAGGACTCCAACGAAGTGTTATATGAACTCTATGGTGTTGAAAACCTTTTAGCAACAACCTAA
- a CDS encoding Rrf2 family transcriptional regulator, giving the protein MSGNFLTAIHIMTYLAYPANAGAPTAHIISFVNYAENGVMRVTSDEIAGVLKTNPVIIRRLLGQLRSAGLVISLRGKTGGYQLGKAAADISLLDVFLAVEGDRVDFFALAHRDNKADCIPIANSIQQTLYPIFAQSLSALKQDLGQYSIAEVLNTSMARLAVGH; this is encoded by the coding sequence ATGAGTGGCAACTTCCTGACGGCTATTCACATTATGACCTATCTGGCCTATCCGGCTAATGCGGGCGCACCCACGGCTCATATAATCTCCTTTGTGAATTATGCCGAAAATGGCGTAATGCGTGTCACCTCCGACGAAATCGCGGGTGTGCTGAAAACAAACCCGGTCATTATCCGACGGCTGCTGGGACAGTTGCGCAGTGCTGGCTTAGTTATCTCACTCCGGGGTAAAACCGGTGGTTACCAGCTCGGTAAAGCAGCCGCCGACATTTCATTGCTCGATGTATTTCTGGCGGTAGAAGGGGATCGGGTCGACTTTTTTGCGCTGGCCCACCGCGATAACAAAGCCGATTGTATTCCTATTGCCAATAGCATTCAACAAACGTTGTATCCCATTTTTGCCCAATCACTCTCCGCCCTTAAACAGGATTTAGGTCAATATTCCATTGCCGAGGTGCTGAATACCTCAATGGCTCGTCTGGCAGTCGGCCATTAA